The Pseudomonadota bacterium genomic sequence GCTCCCACTTCGAAGGTCGCTACGAGATCGCCAGTCAGCACCACGCCGACCTGGCGTTCTTCGACGCAAGCCAGGCTGGGGCGCACGTGGTGAGCGCCACTGCTGCGGCCGCCTATCCGGACACCACCCTGCGTCGCACGATGGCGATGGTGCAGGTCGCGGGCGAGCCCGTGGTGATCGACCTCCTCCGCGTGGCGAGCGATGGCGTTCATCGCTACGACCTGCCCTTCTGGTACATGGGCCAACACCTGGGCGCTGACTTCACGGTGACGCCGCCGAAGGCCAAGGCGGCGCTGGGCGCGAGCCACGGCTATCAACACCTGTGGGTGGAGGCGCACGGCCGACCGGGTGGGGAGAGTGCTCGTGCTCGCTTCCAATGGCTGGCCGGCGGTCGCTTCTACACCCTGACCAGCGCTGTCGCGGCCGGCGACGAATGGGTGTTCGCTCGCCTTGGCGCCAACGACCCGAACTTCAACCTGCGTCGGGACGCAGGCCTGATCATCCGCCGACAAGCCGACGGCGACACCCTGTTCGCGAGCGTCATCGAGCCGCATGGCCACTACAGCCCGGTGACCGAGCTCACGGATGGCCCCGTAGGCCAGATCGCCGACATCGAGGTGCTGAGAGATGACGGGGATTACACCGCCGTGTTGCTCATCGCCCGTGACGGGCGAGAGCGCGTCTTCATCGTTGCCAACGGCGATCCCGCGCCCGAGACCACCCACGCCTTGACCATGAAGGATCAGGTCTACCGCTGGCGCGGACCCTACCTCTACCAAGAACACTCACTCACAGAAGCAGATCACAGCGAAGGATAACGATTATGAAAACGCTCGAAGGAAAGGTCGCCATCGTTACCGGGGGTGCCCGTGACATCGGCCGCGCCGTGTCCGAGAAGCTCGCCGCCGAGGGGGCCCGGGTCGTCGTCAACTACTGCAGCAACCCAGACTCCGGTGCGCAAACCGTGGCGAGCATCGAGCAGGCAGGGGGGACGGCCATCGCCGTCGCCGGGGACATGACCAAGAAGCAGGACGTGGACAACCTCGTGGCCAAGGCCCGTGAGGCCTACGGTGATTCGATCGATGTGTTGGTCAACGTGGTCGGCGGCCTGGTCGCGCGCAAGGCGCTTGCGGAGATGGACGATGAGTTCTTCGACCGGCTGATGCGCTTGAACGTGACCAGCACGTTCCTCGCCACGCACGCCGTGGTGCCCTACATGAGCGAAGGGGCGACGATCGTCAACTTCGCTTCCCAGGCAGGCCGCGACGGCGGTGGCGGTGGCGCTTCCGCGTACGCGACCTCCAAGGGCGCAGTGATGACCTTCTCCAGAGCGATGGCCAAGGAACTCGGCCCCTCGGGTATCCGCGTCAACTGCGTGTGCCCGGGGATGATCAGCACCACCTTCCACGACACGTTCACCAAGGACGAGATCCGCAAGAACGTGGCCGGGGCGACCCCGCTGCGCCGTGAGGGCAAGGCCTCGGAGGTGGCGGACCTGGTATGGTACCTGGCCTCGCCTCAATCGAGCTTCGTCACCGGCGCGAACGTGGATATCAACGGCGGCCTCTTCTTCTCCTAAGCGTCAGCGAGTGCCGAGCGATGGCCCGTATCACCGTCTTCGGTGAGCCCCTCCTGGAGCTCGCCTCCACCGCCTCCGGGAGCGTCCTGGGCGCTGCGCAGTTGGGTATCGCCGGCGATACCCTCAACACATCGGTGTACCTCGCGCGCCTTGGCCATGAGGTGAGCTACGTGACGGCCTTGGGGGAAGACACGTACTCGCAAGCGATCGTCGAGCGCCTGAACGGCGAGGGCGTGAGCACGGACCGCATCGTACGCCACCCCACGCGGGTGCCGGGCCTCTACGCCATTCGCACGGACGAAGCGGGCGAGCGCTTCTTCACCTACTGGCGCGATCAGTCGGCAGCGCGGGACTTCTTCGCCCTGGCGCAGGCGCCCGCCGCCATCGGCAGCGCGTGGGAGAGTGACCTGTTCTACTTCAGTGGCATTTCCCTCGCGATCCTACAGCCCCAGCAGCGCAATCAGCTGCTGGAAGTGGCACGAGCCTGTCGCCGGCGAGGGGTGGAGGTCGCCTTCGACGGCAACTACCGTCCTTACGGTTGGCAGTCCACGGACCAGGCTCGCGGTTGCCTCACGGAGGTAGGCCAAACGGCCAGCATCGTGCTGCCGACCAGCGAGGATGATGACCAGCTGTTCGGCCCGTCCACGCCGGTTGAGCACGCACACCGATGGCGATCCTTCGGCGCTGGGCTCGTGGTGGTCAAGAACGGTCCCAACGGCGCCTACGTGGTGAGGGAGGGGGTGGTGGACCCCACCCACGTCGCCGTCGAGCAAGTGATCCAGCCCGTCGATACCACCGGTGCCGGTGATAGCTTCAACGCCGCGTTTCTCGCGGCTACGCTCGGCGGCCGCTCGCCCACGGAGGCGGCGGCGATGGGGAACCGACTAGCGGCGCGGGTCATCCAGCACCGCGGCGCTCTCATCCCACCCAGTGAGATGCCGAGCTTGGCGTAGGCGCCGGCGAGGCCTGCAGGGGCAGGGTGGCTTCACATTCGAAGCCGTCCTTGCGCCTATGGCACTCTAGGTCACACCCGACCTGGATGACCGCTATGGCCGATCAGTTCCCCGCGCTCCTGGACAAGCACATCGACTTCATCCAGCAGCAGCACCTGTTCTTCGTGGCCACCGCCGGTGCCGAGGGTTACGTCAACGTCTCCCCGAAGGGCATGGATACGCTGCGGGTGCTGGATGAGCAGAAGGTCATCTGGCTGAACCTGACGGGCAGTGGTAACGAGACCGCAGCCCACGTGCTCGAGAATCAGCGCATGACGCTGATGTTCTGCTCCTTCGACCGCCAACCGCTCATCCTGCGCCTCTACGGCAACGCCACGGTGATTCACGCCGACGACCC encodes the following:
- a CDS encoding pyridoxamine 5'-phosphate oxidase family protein, whose product is MADQFPALLDKHIDFIQQQHLFFVATAGAEGYVNVSPKGMDTLRVLDEQKVIWLNLTGSGNETAAHVLENQRMTLMFCSFDRQPLILRLYGNATVIHADDPAWSERIGLFPSFTGARQLFELELTLVQTSCGYAVPYFEAKGERPTLAKWADNKGRAGIEDYWQAKNTKSLDGKPTGMGSDD
- a CDS encoding sugar kinase; amino-acid sequence: MARITVFGEPLLELASTASGSVLGAAQLGIAGDTLNTSVYLARLGHEVSYVTALGEDTYSQAIVERLNGEGVSTDRIVRHPTRVPGLYAIRTDEAGERFFTYWRDQSAARDFFALAQAPAAIGSAWESDLFYFSGISLAILQPQQRNQLLEVARACRRRGVEVAFDGNYRPYGWQSTDQARGCLTEVGQTASIVLPTSEDDDQLFGPSTPVEHAHRWRSFGAGLVVVKNGPNGAYVVREGVVDPTHVAVEQVIQPVDTTGAGDSFNAAFLAATLGGRSPTEAAAMGNRLAARVIQHRGALIPPSEMPSLA
- a CDS encoding glucose 1-dehydrogenase, coding for MKTLEGKVAIVTGGARDIGRAVSEKLAAEGARVVVNYCSNPDSGAQTVASIEQAGGTAIAVAGDMTKKQDVDNLVAKAREAYGDSIDVLVNVVGGLVARKALAEMDDEFFDRLMRLNVTSTFLATHAVVPYMSEGATIVNFASQAGRDGGGGGASAYATSKGAVMTFSRAMAKELGPSGIRVNCVCPGMISTTFHDTFTKDEIRKNVAGATPLRREGKASEVADLVWYLASPQSSFVTGANVDINGGLFFS